In Papaver somniferum cultivar HN1 chromosome 1, ASM357369v1, whole genome shotgun sequence, a genomic segment contains:
- the LOC113327849 gene encoding influenza virus NS1A-binding protein homolog A-like isoform X1 — protein sequence MRLTELEIQIQQLTERVKELESQLIPSTAYVESLETCSADKSQLIPSTAYVENLETCSADTMDMEGFLGNNKLVFLFGGYDGTTWLSNVDCYSPLSDTKKRLGPTNLDCSHAAAAALCGVIYIIGGGDGTVWFNTVESYNPQRNGWTPRPSLARKKGCLSGVNLGNKIYAIGGGDGVNCFTDVEMFDPVAGRWIPTQSMLQKRSSSVVAELNDAIYAAGGYGGEGYLDCPTSSADTH from the exons ATGAGACTG ACTGAGTTGGAAATTCAAATTCAACAGTTGACAGAGCGTGTCAAAGAACTGGAGTCTCAGCTGATTCCTTCAACTGCATATGTAGAGAGTCTGGAGACGTGTTCTGCTGATAAGTCTCAGCTGATTCCTTCCACTGCATATGTAGAGAATCTAGAGACGTGTTCTGCTGATACCATGGACATGGAGGGGTTCCTTGGAAATAATAAGCTAGTATTCTTATTTGGTGGATACGACGGGACTACTTGGTTGTCAAACGTGGACTGTTATTCACCTCTTAGTGACACCAAGAAACGTCTAGGACCAACAAACTTAGACTGTTCACATGCCGCAGCTGCTGCCCTCTGTGGTGTCATTTACAtaattggtggtggagatggtacTGTGTGGTTCAATACAG ttGAATCTTACAATCCACAAAGAAATGGGTGGACCCCACGTCCTTCATTAGCACGCAAAAAGGGATGCTTATCCGGGGTAAATTTAGGTAATAAAATTTATGCAATTGGTGGAGGAGATGGAGTCAACTGTTTTACAGATGTAGAAATGTTTGACCCTGTCGCAGGGAGGTGGATCCCTACTCAGTCCATGCTACAAAAG aGATCTTCTAGTGTTGTAGCTGAGCTCAACGATGCAATTTATGCTGCTGGGGGTTATGGTGGAGAAGGCTACTTGGA TTGCCCAACTTCCTCTGCAGATACGCATTAG
- the LOC113327849 gene encoding influenza virus NS1A-binding protein homolog A-like isoform X2 translates to MRLTELEIQIQQLTERVKELESQLIPSTAYVESLETCSADKSQLIPSTAYVENLETCSADTMDMEGFLGNNKLVFLFGGYDGTTWLSNVDCYSPLSDTKKRLGPTNLDCSHAAAAALCGVIYIIGGGDGTVWFNTVESYNPQRNGWTPRPSLARKKGCLSGVNLGNKIYAIGGGDGVNCFTDVEMFDPVAGRWIPTQSMLQKRSSSVVAELNDAIYAAGGYGGEGYLE, encoded by the exons ATGAGACTG ACTGAGTTGGAAATTCAAATTCAACAGTTGACAGAGCGTGTCAAAGAACTGGAGTCTCAGCTGATTCCTTCAACTGCATATGTAGAGAGTCTGGAGACGTGTTCTGCTGATAAGTCTCAGCTGATTCCTTCCACTGCATATGTAGAGAATCTAGAGACGTGTTCTGCTGATACCATGGACATGGAGGGGTTCCTTGGAAATAATAAGCTAGTATTCTTATTTGGTGGATACGACGGGACTACTTGGTTGTCAAACGTGGACTGTTATTCACCTCTTAGTGACACCAAGAAACGTCTAGGACCAACAAACTTAGACTGTTCACATGCCGCAGCTGCTGCCCTCTGTGGTGTCATTTACAtaattggtggtggagatggtacTGTGTGGTTCAATACAG ttGAATCTTACAATCCACAAAGAAATGGGTGGACCCCACGTCCTTCATTAGCACGCAAAAAGGGATGCTTATCCGGGGTAAATTTAGGTAATAAAATTTATGCAATTGGTGGAGGAGATGGAGTCAACTGTTTTACAGATGTAGAAATGTTTGACCCTGTCGCAGGGAGGTGGATCCCTACTCAGTCCATGCTACAAAAG aGATCTTCTAGTGTTGTAGCTGAGCTCAACGATGCAATTTATGCTGCTGGGGGTTATGGTGGAGAAGGCTACTTGGAGTAA